A DNA window from Acetilactobacillus jinshanensis contains the following coding sequences:
- the prfB gene encoding peptide chain release factor 2 (programmed frameshift), whose protein sequence is MKLNEAKEKLATVKKAIHGFRRSLDLDSLNESIGLNEHKMAQPDFWNNQVKAKKVIAKTNRMKDKYDSFKHLSAKTQDLEVAVEMLAEDPDPKMAKSFESDLAKLEKELKNYRLSMLLTGKYDANNAILEIHPGAGGTEAHDWSSMLYRMYVRWAEQHDFKVKTLDYEPGEVAGIDTATIMVIGKNAYGYLQSERGIHRLVRISPFDAANRRHTSFASVNVMPELDDSVHIKINPADLRVDTFRASGAGGQHVNKTESAVRITHEPTGIVVSSQQQRSQLQNRQTAMKMLKAKLYQLEEEKKREKRAKIEGVQKTIGWGSQIRSYVFQPYTMVKDHRTNYSTPEINAVMDGDLDPFINAYLRWKLSKKNPD, encoded by the exons ATGAAACTCAATGAAGCTAAAGAAAAATTAGCAACGGTTAAAAAAGCCATTCACGGCTTTAGGAGGTCACTT GACCTGGACTCGTTAAACGAAAGCATCGGTTTAAACGAGCATAAGATGGCTCAGCCGGACTTTTGGAACAATCAGGTCAAAGCTAAAAAGGTGATTGCTAAGACCAACCGCATGAAAGATAAGTACGATAGTTTTAAACACTTATCCGCTAAGACTCAGGATTTAGAAGTGGCTGTTGAAATGCTGGCTGAAGACCCTGATCCTAAGATGGCAAAATCATTTGAAAGTGATTTAGCTAAACTTGAAAAAGAGTTAAAGAACTACCGGTTAAGCATGCTATTGACCGGTAAATATGATGCTAATAACGCCATTTTAGAAATTCATCCAGGTGCCGGTGGTACCGAAGCCCACGATTGGAGTTCAATGCTTTACCGAATGTACGTTCGCTGGGCTGAACAGCATGATTTTAAGGTCAAGACTTTAGATTATGAACCTGGTGAAGTTGCCGGAATTGATACTGCGACCATCATGGTGATCGGTAAAAACGCCTACGGATATTTACAATCCGAACGTGGGATTCACCGACTGGTTCGAATATCACCATTTGATGCGGCTAACCGTCGTCATACGTCATTTGCGTCAGTTAATGTCATGCCTGAATTGGACGACAGCGTTCACATTAAAATTAACCCAGCTGATTTAAGAGTTGATACGTTCCGTGCCAGTGGTGCCGGTGGTCAGCATGTTAACAAGACTGAATCTGCCGTTCGAATTACTCATGAACCAACGGGAATTGTCGTTTCTAGTCAACAACAGCGTTCACAGTTGCAGAACCGACAAACGGCAATGAAAATGTTAAAGGCTAAACTTTACCAATTAGAAGAAGAAAAGAAGCGTGAAAAACGCGCTAAAATCGAAGGTGTTCAGAAAACGATCGGTTGGGGATCTCAGATCAGATCATATGTCTTTCAGCCATATACCATGGTTAAAGACCATCGAACTAATTACTCGACGCCTGAAATTAATGCTGTAATGGACGGTGATCTAGACCCGTTCATTAATGCCTATCTTCGTTGGAAATTAAGCAAGAAAAATCCAGATTAA
- a CDS encoding NAD(P)H-dependent glycerol-3-phosphate dehydrogenase: protein MNKKAEKVSVLGAGSWGSMVAMLLYENGYNVSMWSIDPKQVKELNTKHTNEQYMKGYKYPKDLMTYNKMNDSVKGSDDIFVIVPAQYTRSTAKELNKCLKKDNLKPNIIDASKGIEKGTYDTMYQVLEQEIDPDHRKSLSILSGPTQAESVAIKDMTLVTVSSKSQKAAEHFQKMLMAPFFRVYTNNDVVGTEFGGALKNIIAIGAGALASLGYKDNATAALMTRGLAEIERLGKAFGANPLTFTGLSGLGDLIVTAGSKNSRNWRAGYQLGQGKKPKDIVANMGQVVEGAATVKAAHDLAKKKHIDMPITNAIYDVWYGNANIKDEIKKLMERPARPEFY, encoded by the coding sequence ATGAATAAAAAAGCAGAAAAAGTTTCTGTTCTAGGTGCTGGATCCTGGGGCAGCATGGTTGCTATGTTACTATACGAAAATGGCTACAACGTCTCAATGTGGTCAATCGATCCAAAACAAGTTAAAGAATTAAACACTAAGCATACTAACGAACAGTATATGAAGGGTTATAAATATCCAAAGGATTTAATGACTTATAACAAAATGAACGATTCCGTTAAGGGCTCTGATGACATTTTTGTTATCGTTCCTGCTCAGTACACTCGTTCAACCGCTAAGGAATTAAACAAGTGCTTAAAGAAAGATAACTTAAAACCTAACATCATTGATGCTAGTAAAGGGATTGAAAAGGGCACATATGACACTATGTACCAGGTTCTTGAACAAGAAATCGATCCTGATCACAGGAAATCATTATCCATCCTATCCGGTCCAACCCAAGCTGAATCAGTTGCTATTAAGGATATGACTCTAGTTACCGTTTCCAGTAAGAGTCAGAAGGCAGCTGAACACTTCCAGAAGATGTTAATGGCACCGTTCTTCAGAGTTTATACTAATAATGATGTTGTTGGTACTGAATTTGGTGGTGCCTTAAAGAACATCATTGCGATTGGTGCCGGTGCCTTAGCTAGCTTGGGCTATAAAGATAACGCCACTGCGGCCTTAATGACCCGTGGCTTAGCTGAAATCGAACGTTTAGGTAAGGCCTTTGGCGCCAACCCATTGACTTTCACCGGTTTATCTGGCTTGGGTGATTTAATCGTTACCGCCGGCAGTAAGAATTCCCGTAACTGGCGTGCCGGTTATCAGTTAGGTCAAGGTAAGAAGCCTAAGGACATCGTCGCTAACATGGGCCAAGTTGTTGAAGGTGCCGCTACTGTCAAAGCCGCTCATGATTTAGCTAAGAAGAAGCACATTGACATGCCAATCACGAACGCTATTTATGACGTTTGGTATGGCAACGCTAATATCAAAGATGAAATTAAGAAATTAATGGAACGTCCAGCACGTCCTGAATTTTATTAA
- the galU gene encoding UTP--glucose-1-phosphate uridylyltransferase GalU encodes MKKVTKAIIPAAGLGTRFLPETKAMPKEMLPVIDTPVIQLIVKEAKMSGIKDILIVIGKGKRAIEDHFDANTELELNLKKKNKIKMLKSVQKTNDLNIYFIRQSHPRGLGDAIYTGRSFIGNDPFVVLLGDDLAVDKTPLTQQLINCYEKTGSSTLAVMRIPHKDTSKYGVIAPTKEVAKGLYDVSNFVEKPDPKDAPSNLAIIGRYVLTPQIFDVLKHTKPGKGNEIQLTDAIDTLNRTQNVYAHEFTGDRFDTGNKLSWLKTNIQFGLHRKDMSGAVRDYIKQLAKKL; translated from the coding sequence ATGAAAAAGGTTACTAAAGCCATTATTCCAGCAGCTGGTTTAGGGACTCGTTTCTTACCAGAAACCAAGGCCATGCCCAAAGAAATGCTGCCGGTAATCGATACGCCCGTTATCCAATTAATCGTTAAAGAAGCTAAGATGTCCGGAATTAAGGATATTTTAATCGTTATTGGTAAGGGTAAACGAGCCATTGAAGATCACTTCGATGCTAATACTGAATTAGAACTTAATCTGAAGAAAAAGAATAAGATCAAGATGCTTAAGTCCGTCCAAAAGACCAACGACTTAAACATTTACTTCATACGTCAGAGCCATCCGCGTGGCTTAGGTGATGCTATTTACACTGGACGTAGCTTTATCGGCAATGATCCGTTCGTAGTATTACTTGGTGATGACTTGGCCGTTGATAAGACACCGTTGACCCAACAGTTAATCAATTGTTACGAAAAAACCGGTTCATCAACCCTAGCCGTAATGCGGATTCCGCATAAAGATACTTCCAAGTACGGTGTAATTGCCCCAACTAAAGAAGTTGCTAAGGGCTTATACGATGTTTCCAACTTTGTTGAAAAACCGGATCCGAAAGATGCTCCCAGTAATTTAGCCATTATCGGCCGTTACGTTTTGACACCACAGATTTTTGATGTCTTGAAGCATACTAAGCCTGGTAAGGGTAACGAAATCCAGTTAACGGATGCAATCGATACGTTAAACCGTACTCAGAACGTCTATGCTCATGAATTTACTGGTGATCGTTTTGACACTGGTAACAAGTTGAGCTGGTTAAAGACTAATATTCAATTTGGCTTACACCGTAAGGATATGTCCGGCGCCGTTCGTGACTATATTAAACAGTTAGCCAAGAAATTATAG
- the uvrB gene encoding excinuclease ABC subunit UvrB, translating to MIHRETHNRFHLVSKYKPTGDQPQAIKKLTDGVKSGQKSQILLGATGTGKTFTIANVIKNVNKPTLVLSHNKTLAGQLYSAFKKMFPHNPVEYFVSYYDYYQPEAYVPSSDTYIEKTDSINDEIDKLRHAATTALLERNDVIVVASVSAIFGLGSPKQYFDHIITLHVGQQLERDDLLRALVADQFERNDLDFQRDRFRVRGDIVEVFPSSGEKHAYRIEFFGDEVDQIKEVDVLTGEVVANHKSIAIFPATHFLTSSNRMDDALKGIHQEMVRQVAKFRKEGKLVEAQRLKQRTTYDIEMMREMGYTNGIENYSRYMDNRKPGEPPYTLLDFFPKDFFMVIDESHQTVPQISGMRNGDKARKKPLINYGFRLPSALDNRPLTMQEFEKHINQVVFMSATPGPWELAHTKPKNIVEQVIRPTGLLDPKIDVRPSLGQMDDLVSEINKRVARHERVFVTTLTKKMAEDLTDYLKNFGIKVRYLHSGLKTLRRNKLLHDLREGKFDVLVGINLLREGIDVPEVSLVAILDADKEGFLRNTRSLVQTTGRASRNKHGSVIMYADIITQSIKETIDQTDRRRGIQIRYNLRHHITPTTIEKPIAPLIAPEGKKKNKTKKSYNDKAVADDFAKMAAEDQRSVLGNLKKEMKASSNHLDFEHAADLRDTIIELEGKTKSTQGSHKRSRR from the coding sequence GTGATACATCGTGAAACGCATAATCGTTTTCATCTGGTTTCAAAATACAAACCAACCGGTGATCAACCACAGGCCATTAAGAAGTTGACCGATGGTGTTAAAAGCGGCCAGAAGTCACAAATTCTTTTGGGTGCCACCGGGACCGGTAAGACGTTTACGATTGCGAACGTAATCAAGAACGTTAACAAGCCGACGTTAGTCTTATCGCATAACAAAACCTTAGCTGGTCAACTGTACAGTGCCTTTAAAAAGATGTTTCCGCATAATCCGGTTGAGTACTTCGTTAGTTATTATGATTATTACCAACCAGAAGCTTACGTTCCCTCTAGTGATACGTACATCGAAAAGACCGATTCAATTAACGATGAAATTGATAAGCTGCGCCATGCCGCCACGACAGCTTTACTTGAACGTAATGATGTGATCGTGGTTGCGTCAGTATCGGCTATCTTTGGTTTAGGTAGTCCAAAACAGTATTTTGATCACATCATTACTCTACATGTTGGTCAGCAGCTTGAACGTGATGATCTGTTACGGGCCTTAGTTGCTGATCAATTCGAACGAAATGATTTGGACTTTCAGCGTGACCGATTCAGAGTTCGTGGTGATATCGTCGAAGTCTTCCCGTCATCTGGTGAAAAGCACGCTTACCGAATTGAATTCTTTGGTGATGAAGTCGATCAGATCAAGGAAGTTGATGTCTTAACCGGTGAAGTGGTTGCTAATCATAAAAGTATTGCAATCTTCCCGGCCACTCATTTCTTAACTAGCAGTAACCGAATGGACGACGCCTTAAAAGGTATTCATCAAGAAATGGTTCGCCAGGTCGCTAAATTCCGTAAGGAAGGCAAACTAGTTGAGGCCCAACGCTTAAAGCAACGAACCACCTACGATATTGAAATGATGCGTGAAATGGGCTATACCAACGGAATTGAAAACTATTCACGTTATATGGATAATCGAAAACCAGGTGAACCACCATATACGCTATTGGATTTCTTCCCAAAAGATTTCTTTATGGTGATTGATGAATCACACCAGACGGTTCCGCAGATTAGTGGGATGCGTAATGGTGATAAAGCTCGTAAGAAACCGTTGATTAATTACGGCTTCAGATTGCCAAGTGCGTTGGATAACCGACCGTTAACGATGCAGGAATTTGAAAAGCACATTAATCAGGTCGTCTTTATGTCAGCAACACCTGGTCCATGGGAATTAGCTCACACCAAGCCGAAGAACATCGTTGAACAGGTAATTCGACCAACCGGACTACTTGACCCAAAGATCGACGTTCGACCGAGTCTAGGTCAGATGGATGATTTGGTCAGTGAGATCAATAAACGGGTTGCTCGTCATGAACGAGTGTTTGTCACAACGTTAACCAAGAAAATGGCTGAAGATTTGACGGATTACCTCAAGAATTTCGGGATTAAGGTCCGTTATCTCCACAGTGGTTTGAAGACCTTACGCCGAAATAAATTGTTGCATGATTTGCGTGAAGGTAAGTTCGACGTGTTAGTTGGGATTAACCTGCTTCGTGAAGGAATCGATGTCCCTGAAGTTTCATTAGTTGCGATTCTAGATGCCGATAAAGAAGGTTTCTTACGTAATACCCGTTCACTGGTTCAGACGACCGGTCGTGCTTCACGTAATAAACATGGTTCCGTGATTATGTATGCTGATATCATTACCCAATCGATTAAAGAAACGATTGATCAAACTGATCGTCGACGTGGAATTCAGATTCGTTATAACCTTCGTCATCACATTACGCCAACCACGATCGAGAAGCCGATTGCACCTTTAATTGCGCCTGAAGGTAAAAAGAAGAATAAGACTAAGAAATCTTATAATGATAAAGCCGTTGCCGACGACTTTGCTAAGATGGCTGCTGAAGACCAACGCAGCGTCTTGGGAAACCTAAAGAAAGAAATGAAAGCTTCATCTAATCACTTAGACTTTGAACACGCTGCTGATCTTCGTGATACGATTATCGAACTTGAAGGTAAAACAAAGTCGACTCAAGGTAGTCATAAACGTAGCAGAAGATGA
- a CDS encoding PDZ domain-containing protein, with translation MKILLVILAFFLQPVLWIGVIRAYLNGRTRMKRARSQFNTAVYEKHYEFRHFWVSLLVLGIIISLISVLVGATLPLDWVVIYEALAGLSLILIPSIVIPVLIMIVPSLMMVLMNYHSSTIASQNYVLIAGLIILALGMFIGFNGGRYNVPRIFRNERNNRIAGYPFKELSVFPMLVMIPGNIMRHVISFYPTFMVDGHRVAFLLVPIMIGLRLTVFKHQPRKVFRKLGNHLMVIGILGMLLAVASYKWPILVMISLPVLLLLSWFALYRAKRSDLKHGDWFSEVINGVRIVGIEPGTPAAKMNLHVGDVILNVNHKAVHDEDSFYEALQDQPTYCRLRVINTNHRIILTNTAIYSGTPHEIGVVLFRTSNL, from the coding sequence TTGAAAATTTTATTAGTGATTTTGGCCTTCTTTTTACAGCCGGTATTATGGATTGGTGTTATTAGAGCCTATTTAAACGGTCGAACCCGAATGAAACGTGCTCGTTCCCAATTTAATACGGCCGTTTATGAAAAGCATTATGAATTCCGCCATTTTTGGGTTAGCTTACTGGTACTTGGTATTATTATTTCGTTAATTTCAGTTTTAGTGGGTGCAACGTTGCCACTAGACTGGGTTGTTATTTATGAAGCCTTGGCGGGATTGAGCTTAATTTTAATCCCATCAATCGTTATTCCCGTTTTGATTATGATCGTACCGTCATTAATGATGGTCCTGATGAATTATCACAGCTCAACGATTGCCAGTCAGAATTACGTTTTGATTGCAGGACTCATCATCTTGGCATTGGGCATGTTTATTGGTTTTAACGGTGGTCGATATAACGTTCCCCGAATCTTTCGGAATGAACGAAACAACCGAATTGCTGGCTATCCGTTTAAGGAACTTTCGGTATTTCCAATGCTAGTCATGATTCCAGGTAACATTATGCGGCATGTGATTAGTTTCTACCCGACATTTATGGTTGACGGTCATCGAGTTGCATTTTTATTGGTGCCAATCATGATCGGCTTACGGTTAACTGTTTTCAAGCATCAGCCGCGTAAAGTTTTCCGTAAATTAGGCAACCATTTAATGGTAATTGGAATCTTAGGCATGTTACTAGCTGTTGCTAGTTATAAGTGGCCAATCCTGGTTATGATTAGTTTACCGGTATTGTTGCTATTGAGCTGGTTTGCATTGTACCGAGCTAAACGATCTGATCTGAAGCACGGTGACTGGTTTTCTGAGGTCATCAATGGGGTTAGAATCGTTGGCATTGAACCTGGAACACCCGCTGCTAAGATGAATCTTCACGTCGGTGACGTAATCTTAAACGTTAATCACAAGGCTGTTCATGATGAGGACAGCTTTTATGAAGCATTACAGGATCAGCCAACGTACTGCCGATTACGAGTCATTAATACCAATCATCGAATTATTTTGACCAATACCGCAATTTATAGTGGAACCCCGCATGAAATTGGGGTTGTTCTGTTTAGGACGTCAAATCTTTAG
- the trxB gene encoding thioredoxin-disulfide reductase has translation MMKEFDVVIIGAGPGGMTSALYASRANLSVVMLDRGLYGGQMNNTAAIENYTGFKSVMGPDLAKDMYKSSTQFGAKYAYGVVESIEDHGRYKIVHTDSGDYQATVVIIATGSKNRKLGIPGENEYAGKGVSYCAVCDGNFFRNKKVIVVGGGNSAISEGLYLSHLVAQVVVIHRRDQLRADKVYQKRAFANPKMKFVWNSNVTKINGDGKKVTGVEVRNKKTGKTSHLTTDGIFIYIGNVPMTSAFKNLKITDAKGWIKSNDQMETRIPGIYAIGDVRENQLRQIATAVGDGGIAGQNAYEYIQSLNDSKN, from the coding sequence ATAATGAAAGAATTTGATGTAGTTATTATCGGTGCCGGCCCAGGTGGTATGACTAGTGCTCTGTACGCATCACGGGCTAATTTATCGGTTGTGATGTTAGACCGAGGCCTTTACGGTGGCCAGATGAATAATACTGCCGCAATTGAAAATTATACTGGTTTTAAATCCGTTATGGGTCCTGATTTAGCTAAGGACATGTATAAGAGTTCGACTCAGTTCGGAGCCAAGTACGCATACGGTGTCGTTGAATCGATTGAGGATCACGGTCGATATAAGATCGTTCATACTGACAGCGGTGACTATCAAGCTACCGTTGTGATTATCGCGACTGGTTCTAAGAACCGTAAATTAGGCATTCCTGGCGAAAACGAATATGCCGGAAAAGGTGTATCTTACTGTGCCGTTTGTGATGGTAACTTCTTCCGTAATAAGAAGGTTATCGTTGTCGGTGGTGGTAATTCTGCAATCTCAGAAGGTTTATACTTATCGCACTTGGTTGCTCAGGTCGTTGTTATTCACCGACGTGATCAATTACGTGCTGATAAGGTTTATCAAAAACGAGCCTTTGCTAACCCGAAAATGAAGTTCGTGTGGAATTCTAACGTTACCAAGATTAATGGTGACGGTAAGAAAGTTACTGGTGTTGAAGTTCGCAACAAGAAGACTGGTAAAACCAGTCATCTTACGACGGACGGAATCTTTATCTACATTGGTAACGTTCCGATGACGAGTGCTTTCAAGAATTTGAAGATTACGGATGCCAAAGGCTGGATTAAGTCCAACGATCAAATGGAAACCCGAATTCCGGGAATCTATGCAATCGGTGACGTTCGTGAAAATCAGCTTCGTCAAATTGCCACCGCTGTTGGTGACGGTGGAATTGCCGGCCAAAATGCGTATGAATATATTCAATCGTTAAACGATAGCAAAAATTAA
- the lgt gene encoding prolipoprotein diacylglyceryl transferase, with protein sequence MLNELALNPIAFNLGPIQVHWYGIFIASAVLIAVILSAHEAQRRHIDPENIYDLIIYALPIAIVSARIYYVFFQWGYYRNHLNQIIAIWDGGIAIYGALIGAAITVYCFCRHRHISVWTMLDIVAPTVIMGQAIGRWGNFMNQEAFGQVTSLAFLKHLHLPAWLIQQMYIQGAFRQPTFLYESIWDALGFVLLMSLRHVPKLFKRGEVVLCYVAWYAFGRFFTEGMRTDSLMLGNIRFSQMLSVIFFIGAIALIIARRHRNHALNWYLN encoded by the coding sequence ATGCTTAATGAATTAGCATTAAATCCAATCGCATTTAATTTAGGTCCAATTCAGGTCCATTGGTACGGGATCTTCATTGCTAGCGCCGTATTGATCGCGGTAATTTTGTCGGCGCATGAAGCTCAACGTCGCCATATCGATCCTGAAAATATTTACGACTTGATTATTTATGCGTTACCCATTGCGATCGTTAGTGCTCGAATCTACTACGTGTTTTTCCAATGGGGTTATTATCGGAACCATCTAAATCAGATTATTGCCATTTGGGATGGTGGAATTGCGATCTATGGTGCCTTAATCGGTGCCGCAATCACGGTTTATTGCTTCTGTCGTCATCGACACATTTCAGTCTGGACGATGTTGGACATTGTGGCACCTACCGTTATTATGGGCCAGGCAATTGGCCGCTGGGGTAACTTTATGAACCAGGAAGCCTTTGGGCAGGTAACTAGTTTGGCTTTCTTAAAGCATCTTCATTTACCAGCCTGGTTAATTCAGCAGATGTATATCCAGGGTGCGTTTCGGCAGCCCACGTTTTTATATGAGTCAATCTGGGATGCCCTAGGCTTTGTATTATTAATGTCACTTCGGCACGTTCCAAAATTATTCAAACGTGGTGAAGTCGTGTTATGCTACGTGGCCTGGTATGCATTCGGTCGTTTCTTTACCGAAGGAATGCGAACTGATAGCCTGATGCTAGGCAACATTCGATTTTCGCAGATGTTATCGGTAATCTTCTTTATCGGTGCAATTGCCTTGATCATTGCCCGTCGTCACCGAAATCATGCTTTGAATTGGTATTTAAACTAA
- the hprK gene encoding HPr(Ser) kinase/phosphatase — protein sequence MTASVTVADLVHNTHLHVFYGKQYLDRRITTSDISRPGLELTGFFNYYPPKRIQLFGITETSYAKGMDHEKLFQVMQRMCQPETPAFVISTQLEPPKELIRAVKSEHIPVLGSKLTTSRVLSNMTNYLEDQLAERKSIHGVLVDVYGLGVLITGKSGIGKSETALELIKRGHRLIADDRVEVYQQDEQTLMGQAPKILQHLLEIRGIGIINVMTLFGAGAVRAKTPVNMIVRLAPWSKNAIYDRLGDSGKTRRIFDVDIPEFKIPVRTGRNLAILVETAAMNFRAHTMGYDATKAFDQNLDKLIKHNTLEVKQEKAQEKKILDNNEAALARFNKHHQSQPKKR from the coding sequence ATGACCGCGAGCGTTACCGTTGCTGATTTAGTTCATAATACTCATTTACATGTCTTTTATGGTAAACAATATCTGGATCGGCGGATCACCACTAGTGATATTTCACGACCCGGTTTAGAATTAACGGGATTTTTTAACTACTACCCGCCAAAACGGATCCAGTTATTTGGGATTACCGAAACATCATATGCTAAAGGGATGGATCACGAGAAGTTGTTTCAAGTAATGCAACGGATGTGTCAGCCGGAAACACCTGCTTTCGTGATCTCTACTCAGTTAGAACCACCAAAGGAATTGATTCGTGCCGTCAAAAGTGAACACATTCCAGTCCTAGGCTCAAAGTTGACGACATCTAGAGTCTTAAGTAACATGACCAACTATTTAGAAGACCAGTTGGCCGAGCGAAAATCAATTCATGGCGTTCTAGTTGATGTTTATGGCTTAGGAGTCCTAATTACCGGTAAATCCGGAATTGGTAAAAGTGAAACCGCGTTAGAATTAATTAAACGTGGTCATCGTTTGATTGCTGATGATCGAGTTGAAGTTTATCAGCAGGATGAACAGACGTTGATGGGGCAGGCTCCCAAGATCTTACAGCATTTACTGGAAATCCGTGGGATCGGCATTATTAACGTCATGACGTTATTCGGTGCTGGAGCCGTTCGAGCTAAAACGCCGGTCAACATGATCGTTCGTCTAGCTCCTTGGTCGAAGAACGCCATTTACGATCGATTGGGTGACTCAGGAAAGACACGGCGAATCTTTGATGTTGACATCCCAGAGTTCAAAATTCCGGTTCGAACTGGTCGTAACTTGGCCATTTTGGTTGAAACGGCGGCCATGAACTTTAGGGCGCATACCATGGGCTATGATGCCACCAAAGCGTTTGACCAGAATTTAGATAAATTAATTAAACACAACACCTTAGAAGTTAAACAAGAAAAGGCCCAAGAGAAAAAGATCTTGGACAATAACGAAGCGGCCTTGGCTCGATTTAATAAACACCATCAGTCGCAACCCAAGAAACGTTGA